One window of the Camelina sativa cultivar DH55 chromosome 1, Cs, whole genome shotgun sequence genome contains the following:
- the LOC104705776 gene encoding phytochrome-associated serine/threonine-protein phosphatase 3-like, with protein sequence MPASVYGFYDECQRKYGNANAWRYCTDVFDYLTLSAIIDGTVLCVHGGLSPDVRTIDQIRLIERNCEIPHEGPFCDLMWSDPEDIETWAVSPRGAGWLFGSRVTTEFNHINKLDLVCRAHQLVQEGLKYMFQDKGLVTVWSAPNYCYRCGNVASILSFNDNMEREVKFFTETEENNQMRGPRSGVPYFL encoded by the exons GTGTATGGATTCTATGATGAATGCCAAAGGAAGTATGGTAACGCTAACGCGTGGCGGTATTGCACAGATGTTTTTGACTATCTTACCCTGTCAGCTATTATAGATGGCACA GTTCTATGTGTTCATGGTGGCCTTTCCCCGGATGTTCGGACAATTGATCAG ATAAGACTGATCGAGCGAAATTGCGAAATTCCTCATGAAGGGCCCTTTTGCGATCTTATGTGGAGCGATCCTGAAGATATTGAAACATGGGCGGTTAGTCCACGTGGAGCTGGTTGGCTTTTTGGATCCAGGGTTACCACTGAG TTTAACCATATCAACAAGCTTGATCTAGTATGCCGCGCCCACCAGCTTGTACAAGAAGGTCTCAAGTACATGTTCCAAGATAAAGGCCTTGTAACT GTGTGGTCTGCACCTAATTACTGTTACCGCTGTGGCAATGTCGCGTCTATATTGAGTTTCAATGACAACATG GAAAGGGAAGTGAAGTTCTTCACAGAGACAGAGGAGAACAACCAAATGAGGGGGCCAAGAAGTGGAGTTCCGTATTTCCTATGA